A window of the Pedobacter cryoconitis genome harbors these coding sequences:
- the acs gene encoding acetate--CoA ligase — translation MQIKSLAEYEETYKFSVEHPEEFWAGIADKFLWKKKWDKVLSWNFTDPQIKWFEGAKLNITENCLDRHLEKSGDKPAIIWESNDPEKPSVTLTYKILHEQVCRFANVLKKNGVKKGDRICIYMPMVPELAIAVLACARIGAVHSVIFGGFSAKSIADRINDSACKLVITADGSFRGSKQIQLKEVIDDALIGCPTVEKVIVLTHTRTPVSMLKGRDLWFEDEIKLVDTICPAEEMDAEDMLFILYTSGSTGKPKGVVHTVGGYMVYAGYTFANAFNYQPDEVFFCTADIGWITGHSYIVYGPLSQGATTLIFEGIPTYPTPSRLWEVVEKHKVNILYTAPTAIRSLMSFGKEPLKGIDMSTLRVLGSVGEPINEEAWHWFDEEVGHKNCPIVDTWWQTETGGLMISPIAFVTPLKPACATLPLPGIQPVLVDENGKEIEGNGVNGNLCIKFPWPGILRTTYGDHERCKQTYFSTYPNLYFTGDGCMRDEDGYYKITGRVDDVINVSGHRIGTAEVENAINMHAGVVESAVVGYPHEVKGQGIYAFVIYPKLHDEPELTKKDILQTVTRVIGAIAKPDKILFVTGLPKTRSGKIMRRILRKIAEGETTNLGDTSTLLDPGVVEEIIVSAQQL, via the coding sequence ATGCAAATCAAATCTTTAGCCGAGTACGAGGAAACCTATAAGTTCAGTGTCGAGCATCCAGAAGAATTCTGGGCTGGTATAGCAGATAAATTTCTGTGGAAAAAGAAATGGGATAAAGTCTTATCCTGGAATTTCACAGACCCGCAGATCAAATGGTTTGAAGGTGCGAAGCTGAACATTACTGAAAACTGCCTTGACCGTCACCTGGAGAAAAGTGGTGACAAACCTGCAATTATCTGGGAATCGAATGATCCTGAAAAACCAAGTGTAACACTAACCTATAAAATTCTTCATGAACAAGTATGCCGGTTTGCGAATGTGCTAAAGAAAAATGGTGTAAAAAAAGGTGACCGTATTTGTATTTATATGCCAATGGTACCGGAACTCGCAATTGCGGTGCTGGCCTGTGCGCGTATCGGAGCAGTCCACTCTGTTATATTCGGTGGATTCTCTGCCAAATCAATTGCAGACAGAATCAATGATTCGGCTTGTAAACTGGTGATTACTGCCGATGGATCTTTCCGTGGAAGTAAACAAATACAGCTGAAAGAAGTTATTGACGATGCGCTGATCGGATGTCCGACAGTAGAGAAAGTGATTGTGCTTACCCACACACGTACTCCTGTTTCGATGTTAAAAGGCCGTGATTTATGGTTTGAAGATGAGATTAAATTGGTAGACACGATCTGTCCTGCTGAAGAAATGGATGCAGAAGACATGTTGTTTATCTTATATACTTCAGGTTCTACCGGAAAGCCAAAAGGTGTAGTACATACTGTAGGCGGTTATATGGTTTATGCAGGTTATACTTTTGCCAACGCATTTAACTACCAGCCAGACGAAGTCTTTTTCTGTACTGCCGATATTGGCTGGATTACCGGACATTCTTATATTGTCTACGGCCCGCTTTCGCAAGGTGCAACGACACTGATATTTGAAGGGATTCCTACCTATCCGACACCATCAAGATTGTGGGAAGTCGTAGAAAAACATAAAGTTAATATCCTTTATACTGCTCCGACTGCCATCCGTTCATTGATGAGTTTCGGTAAAGAGCCTTTAAAAGGGATAGACATGAGCACTCTGAGGGTTTTGGGATCAGTAGGAGAGCCCATCAATGAAGAGGCGTGGCATTGGTTTGATGAAGAAGTAGGCCACAAAAATTGTCCTATCGTAGATACCTGGTGGCAAACAGAAACTGGTGGATTAATGATTTCACCGATTGCTTTTGTAACGCCATTAAAACCTGCCTGTGCAACTTTACCTTTGCCGGGTATTCAGCCCGTGCTGGTTGATGAGAACGGAAAAGAGATTGAAGGGAATGGCGTGAATGGTAACCTTTGTATTAAGTTCCCATGGCCAGGGATATTACGTACTACTTATGGTGATCATGAAAGGTGTAAACAAACTTACTTCTCGACTTATCCTAACCTGTATTTTACTGGTGATGGTTGTATGCGCGATGAAGATGGTTATTATAAAATTACCGGAAGGGTAGATGATGTCATCAACGTTTCGGGGCATAGAATTGGCACGGCCGAAGTCGAGAATGCAATCAATATGCATGCTGGTGTGGTAGAAAGTGCTGTTGTAGGATACCCTCATGAAGTAAAAGGACAGGGGATATATGCTTTTGTAATTTATCCGAAATTGCATGATGAGCCTGAATTAACCAAAAAAGATATTCTGCAAACAGTAACCCGTGTTATTGGTGCTATTGCAAAACCAGATAAGATTTTATTTGTGACCGGGCTGCCAAAAACACGTTCAGGAAAGATCATGCGCAGAATACTTCGTAAGATTGCTGAAGGCGAAACTACAAACCTTGGTGATACCAGCACATTACTGGACCCGGGAGTGGTAGAAGAAATCATTGTTTCCGCGCAGCAATTGTAA
- a CDS encoding SymE family type I addiction module toxin, which produces MQVSETNVSSLPWSRSLKIQSILRINRRSQTIIPEIKLSGRWLSEIGFTPDQRVNITIVNNALVIDLEK; this is translated from the coding sequence ATGCAAGTATCAGAGACGAATGTAAGCAGCCTGCCATGGAGCAGAAGCTTAAAAATCCAATCCATTCTCAGAATTAATCGCCGGAGCCAAACGATAATCCCTGAAATCAAACTTTCAGGCCGCTGGCTTAGTGAAATAGGTTTCACTCCAGATCAAAGAGTAAACATTACCATAGTCAATAACGCGTTGGTTATTGACCTGGAAAAATAG
- a CDS encoding CsbD family protein: MDSLELKGKWNELKGKVKQAYGDLTEDDLKHEEGKDDELYGKLQQKTGKTRDEVITWLKSL; this comes from the coding sequence ATGGACAGTTTAGAGTTAAAAGGAAAATGGAATGAGTTGAAAGGTAAAGTAAAGCAAGCTTATGGAGACCTTACAGAAGATGACTTGAAACATGAAGAAGGTAAAGACGATGAGCTTTATGGTAAATTACAGCAAAAAACAGGTAAAACCCGTGATGAAGTCATCACCTGGTTAAAATCTTTGTAA